The segment GGCCGCCGGTGGGGTCGTAGAAGCGGGGCAGCAGGTCGGCCAGCGTGCTTTTGCCGCCACCGGAAGGGCCCACCAGGGCCACAGTTTTGCCCTTGGGAATTGTCAGGTTGATGTCCTGCAGCACGGGCTTGTCGCCGTAGCTGAATTGCAGGTTGCGCAGCTCAATCTGGTGCTCGAAGGCGGGCAGCACCCGCGCGTCGGGCTTGTCGCGAATGGCGGGCTCGGTATCGATGATGCTCAGCACCCGCTCGCCGGCTACCAGGCCGCGCTGGATGTTGCCAAACGAGGACGACAACGACTTGGCCGGCGTGAGCACCTGCGAAAACATGATGATGTAGGTAATAAAGGCCGCGGCCTGCAGCGTGGACGTGCCGCCCAGAATCAGGGTGCCGCCGAAGTAGAGCAGGCCCGCCACCACCAGCACGCCGGCAAACTCCGAAAACGGCGAGGCCAGGTCCCGGATGTTGTCGATGCGGCGGGAGGCTTGGGCGTACTGGTCGTTCTGGGCTTCAAACTTGCCCTTGATGTACTCCTGGGCATTAAAAGCCTTGATAACCCGGATGCCGCCCAGCGTCTCGTCAATCACCGAGAGCATGGTGCCCAGGGTACTCTGGCTGGTTTTGGCCTGGGTGCGCAGGCGTTTGGAAAGGCCCGCAATAATACCGCCCGACAGGGGCAGCAGAATCAGGGTGAACAGGGTGAGCTTGACCGACATGTAGAACAGCACCACAAAGTAGCCCACGATGGTGAGCGGGTCGCGCACGACGGCCTGCAGCGTGTTAACGACCGAAATTTCCACTTCCTGCACGTCGTTAGTAAAGCGCGACATCAGGTCACCTTTCCGCTCGGAGGCGAAGTAGCCCAGCTGGAGCTGAATGATGCGGTGGTACAGGTCGCGGCGCAGGTTGCGGATGACGCGGGCCCGCACCCGGGCCGCCAGCCGCAAGCTCAGGTAGCGGAACACGTTGCTGAAAAACACCGAGGTAATCAGCGTCAAACACACGAACAGCAAAGCGCCCAGCTTGCCGTGTTCGGCAATTACCTGGGCAAAAAAGTAGTTGAACGTACCCGTGACGTAGTCGAGAGTGAGGGCAAACTCGGGCAGGTGGGCCGGGGCACTGAGCTTGTT is part of the Hymenobacter chitinivorans DSM 11115 genome and harbors:
- a CDS encoding ABC transporter ATP-binding protein → MKTYLRILQYARPLANTVPLYLLYTIFGIFFGIGNLALVIPMLNVLFETTNKLSAPAHLPEFALTLDYVTGTFNYFFAQVIAEHGKLGALLFVCLTLITSVFFSNVFRYLSLRLAARVRARVIRNLRRDLYHRIIQLQLGYFASERKGDLMSRFTNDVQEVEISVVNTLQAVVRDPLTIVGYFVVLFYMSVKLTLFTLILLPLSGGIIAGLSKRLRTQAKTSQSTLGTMLSVIDETLGGIRVIKAFNAQEYIKGKFEAQNDQYAQASRRIDNIRDLASPFSEFAGVLVVAGLLYFGGTLILGGTSTLQAAAFITYIIMFSQVLTPAKSLSSSFGNIQRGLVAGERVLSIIDTEPAIRDKPDARVLPAFEHQIELRNLQFSYGDKPVLQDINLTIPKGKTVALVGPSGGGKSTLADLLPRFYDPTGGQILIDGLEVRDCTIHSVRDQMGIVTQESILFNDTILNNIRFNTEATDEQVIEAAKIANAHEFIIQAPDGYHTYIGDRGSRLSGGQRQRLSIARAILRNPPILILDEATSALDTESEKLVQEALTRLMQNRTSLVIAHRLSTIQHADEIVVLQQGRIVERGSHEELLRREGGVYQRLNSMQTNGVLP